Part of the Sulfurimonas denitrificans DSM 1251 genome is shown below.
GGCAGAGCAATCTCTTCGGAGAGCGCTTTGAATCAATGATACTGTCGTGCCGAGAAAAGCCTCTAAACGAGAACAGCAGTTGCCCGTACCGTAAACCGACACAGGTGGGTGAGATGAGTATTCTAAGGCGCGTGGATGAACCCTGGTTAAGGAACTCTGCAAACTAGCACCGTATCTTCGGTATAAGGTGTGCCCTAAGCGTTAATGGACTTGCTCCATGAAGCGCCGACGGGTCGCAGCAAAGTGTCCCTCCCGACTGTTTACCAAAAACACAGCACTCTGCTAACTCGTAAGAGGATGTATAGGGTGTGACGCCTGCCCGGTGCTTGAATGTTAAATGGATTTGTTAGCTCTGCGAAGCATTGAAATGAAGCACAAGTAAACGGCGGCCGTAACTATAACGGTCCTAAGGTAGCGAAATTCCTTGTCGGTTAAATACCGACCTGCATGAATGGCGTAACGAGATGGGAGCTGTCTCAACCAGGGATCCAGTGAAATTGTAGTGGAGGTGAAAATTCCTCCTACCCGCGGAAAGACGGAAAGACCCCGTGCACCTTTACTATAGCTTGACATTGCTATTGGGATATTCATGTGCAGGATAGGTGGGAGCCATTGATGATATGACGCTAGTTGTATCGGAGGCATCCTTGAGATACCACCCCTGAATATTCTGATAGCTAACTCCGTACGATTATCTCGTGCGAGGACAATGTCTGGTGGGTAGTTTGACTGGGGCGGTCGCCTCCTAAAAAGTAACGGAGGCTTACAAAGTTCGGCTCAGAAGGGTTGGAAATCCTTCGTAGAGTATAATGGCATAAGCCGGACTGACTGTAAGAGATACAACTCAAACAGAGTCGAAAGACGGTCATAGTGATCCGGTGGTTCTGTGTGGAAGGGCCATCGCTCAAAGGATAAAAGGTACGCCGGGGATAACAGGCTGATCTCCCCCAAGAGCTCACATCGACGGGGAGGTTTGGCACCTCGATGTCGGCTCATCGCATCCTGGGGCTGAAGCAGGTCCCAAGGGTATGGCTGTTCGCCATTTAAAGCGGTACGCGAGCTGGGTTCAGAACGTCGTGAGACAGTTCGGTCCCTATCTTCCGTGGGCGTAGGAGAGTTGAGGAGAGCTGACCCTAGTACGAGAGGACCGGGTTGGACATGCCACTGGTGCACCAGTTGTTCTGCCAAGAGCATCGCTGGGTAGCTACGCATGGATGAGATAACCGCTGAAAGCATCTAAGCGGGAAGCCAACTCCAAGATGAACTCTCCCTGAAGTACGCTTGAAGACTACAAGCTTGATAGGCTGGGTGTGTACGCAGAGTAATCTGTTTAGCTGACCAGTACTAATAGTACGTTTGTCTTTTTTACCATTCTATTTATAGAATAACAATTCGTTCACTACCTTACTTAGTGTATAGGTACCTGATGTAGTTATTTAGTTATGTTGACTTTAACAATGATATTTTATGCATTAATTGCATAAAACTCACTCTAACTTAAGAACAATTACTTTTAAGTACACAAAACAGTGTATTTAAATGTGATTGTCTAGGTGGCTATAGAGAGAGGGAAACGCCTGGTCCCATTCCGAACCCAGAAGCTAAGCCTCTCATCGCTGATAATACTGATCCTTGCAGGATTGGAAATGTAGGTCGCTGCCTAGTTGATCATTTCTACTACTTACCAACACTTCTTTAACTTCAATCAAATCCACTTTTTAATTCTAGTCTAACTCTTTTATAAACTTTATTCATTTACTGTTTTAATTCTTTTTGCTAAATACAGGTAAGCAATACTTTAGTATATAAATTTTAATCAACTCTAAATCTAGCAACTAATGGGAGGTGGTCTGAATAGCCTTGTCCTTTATGTTTTTTTACTCTTGCTTTAGAGATTTGCCATCTGTAGATGTTGTTTTTTTTAAAAAGGTACTCTTTATTAAAATTTGAGATAGTGTTATGAATGTATGAGACATCTTTAGCATTTAAGAGAGATTGAGATATCAAAATATTATCAAGCACCTCTTTTTTGCCTCTATAGAGATAAGAGTACCTTTTATCTTCATCTGTATCGTACCAGAGGTTATAAAAACTCTCTTTTTGATAATTTACATGTAGGGCTGAATTTCTTTGATTTATAGTGCCTAAGATATGGTTTATGCCCGTTATACCATCTGTGTCATTATGTTCTCTTTTTTTTGCAAATTTCAGATACTCCTCATAGTCTGAATTAAAATCTCCAAGCAAAATTATATTTTTATCAAATCCTATCTCTTTTACCCTTTTCATTAAACTCTTTGCGCATAATACTCTTTGACTCTCAGCACCAGATTTTGATTTCCAATGATTGACAAAAATATAGAGCTCTTTTCCATTAATGTTAAATTTTGTCTCTAAAATATTTCTGTATTCATAAGTTTGAGTCACACTTATCTCTTTGGAGTAAACAAATGGTACTTTACTAAGAAGAGCTACTTTAACAGTTGTGTTTTTTTTATCCGCAATACTATAATAACCATAATATAGACCGCTTTGTTTTAGTGCAAACCTGAGGTCTAAGAGTGCTTGGAGTGATTCAACCTCTTCTAGGGCTATAATGTCTGCATCTATATCTTTTATAACCTGAGCGATATTTTTTAATTTTATCTTATAATTTTTTTGATTCCACTCTGAGGTAGAGTTTGGTATATATTCACTATATTCATAACCGCTTGTTTCTAAATCAAAGAGATTTTCTACATTATATGTTGCAATTTTCAAAATAGTCTCTCCAAACAGTGATGTATAAATTAAAAGGGTAAAAAACAGAATTTTCATTAGATGATACCATTTAGTCTTAATAAATTCTCAGGATTTGCTTGGGTACCCATAAACTCTTTATATAAAATATCCATACTCTTAGAGCCTCCGCTTCTTAGGATAATTTCTAGATATTTTTTTGCACTCAAAGAGTCAAAAATTCCCTCATCAACAACACTAAAAAAAGCATCTGCACTTAGAACTTCAGCCCATTTGTAGCTGTAGTATCCAGCAGCATATCCGCCAGCAAAAATATGTGAAAAACCATTTTGAAACTTGTTGTACGAGGGTGGTTTAATAAGTGCGGTTTGCTCTCTGATAGAGTCTAAGAGCTCTTGAACTTCACTGCCTTTATGGAGCTTTGCATGTAGTTTAAAGTCAAAGATAGAGAACTCTAGTTGTCTGAGCATTCCTAAGGCTGATTGGAAGTTTTTGCTTTTTACTAACTTCTCTATCATCTCTGCTGGGATAATCTCTTTGGTTTTATAGTGAGTTGCAAAGAGTTTTAAAACTTTAGGCTCATAAGCAAAGTTTTCTAAAAATTGTGATGGAAATTCAACGGCATCCCACTCTACGCCATTTACGCCACTAACTCCGCTCTCATTTACTTCACTTAACATGTGATGTAGTGCGTGACCCATCTCATGAAATAGCGTTACTACATCATCATGTCTTAATAGAGATGGAGTTTTACCTTTTGATGGCGGAAAATTACATACTATAACAGCTGAGGCAAGATGCTCTTTGCCTTTTTCATCTATATGATGTGAGCTAAAATTATTCATCCATGCTCCGCCTTGTTTGCCTTTTCTGGCTTCTAAATCAAGGTAGAGCCTCGATTTTAAAATACCATCTACATATAAATCATAAGAGAGAGCCTTTTTATCCCATAGCTCCTCACTATTTTTTTTGAAACTGATTTTGAAGAGTTTGTTTAAAAATTCAAACGTACCATCTAACACACTATTTTGCTCAAAGTATGGGCGATACTCCTCTTCGTCTATATTATACTTCTCTTTTTTAAGAAGCTCACTGTAAAAAGCCGTATCAAAACTATTAAGAGGTTTTTTTGTTATCTCTTGGAGTTCTCTCAGCTCTTTTTTAGCTTGAGGTTTTGATTTTGAAATTAGCTCTTCTAAAAATTCAATTACGCTACTCTCATCCGTTGCCATTTTACTAGCAAGTGAATATGAAGCGTAATTATCAAACCCAAGTAGTCTGCTCATCTCGTTTTTTAGTGATAATAGTTCATCAATAATCAGCGCATTTTGAGGCGCTCTAGTCACATAAGAGCGGTAGAGCTCTTCTCTTATATTTTCGTTCTTACCGTATGTCATATAGGCTATGTATGAGGGCATTTGAAGGGTAAATTTGTACTTAGTTACGCCATCTTCTTTAAACATTGCATTTGCCAAATCGCTCTGAGGAATTCCCTCTACATCTTTTATGTCGGTAACAATATATTTGTACTCATTTGTTGCATTTAAGAGGTTTTGAGAGAAATCATTTGATAGGGTGCTCTTTTTGAGGTTTATCTCTTGTAGTCTTTTTTTTATTTTTTCATCGAGATGAGCACCGCTTAACTCAAAGCCCAAAATATTTAGCTCTAAGACTCTCTTTTGTTCTTGATTTAGGCTTTTTTGCTCATTTTTAAAAATCTCTTTGTAGGCGTTATATATATCTATGTTTTGAGAAAGTTTTGTTGAGTAATCTGTGACTATTGGTAGAGATGCAGCATATATTTTTTGCGTTTTAGCGCTGTTTTTTACAGAGTTAAGGTGTGATAATTGTGTAAAAAACTGCTCCAGTTTCTCATCCATCATCTCAAGAGGTTTTACAAAATTTGCAAAATTTTTCTCTTTTATTTTTAGAAGTTTTTCAACGCTTTTGTTGTTTTTTTCTAATCTTACATTTAGTTCTTCTATAAAACTGCCCAAATCTACTCTTAACTCTAAAAATTTACTCATATATTAATCCTCTTCATCTCTTTTTAATTTTATCGCGCCAAATTTATCAATTAGTATATCATCATACATGTCAGAATATTTAAACAGCCTCTCAAATGCTACACGACCCTCTTCTAATGTCAGAGATGAGTCGATTACAAGGTAGGACAGATAGATGATATTTTGATTTATGCAGAAGTGCAGATATGAAAATTTTTTATTTTCATCAAGTAGGTAGTCATAAATGCGTTCAATATTTTCTTGTGGTATAACGCAAAGTTTTGACTCTCCTATGATGATACCATTTTCATAGTACGTTATCTCTATTCTTGCGGTGCCAAAGTTCACTCGCCATGAAGCTTGTGAGCGTCTAGCTAATGTAACATTTACATCAAGAGAGTTTAAAATCTCTTCTAATAATTTTGTGCTTCCTGTTGGTTTATACCCTTTTCTTCTAAGTTTTGCGACCTCTAGTTTTATGCCACATCTTGGGCAGTAGTCATCTTTTATATCTTTTTCATCGATAAGGTTTTTACATGAGTGACACTTTAAAATATTTTTTATATTGAAATTTTTGTAGCTCTTTAGCGCTTCATCAACATAAAAGTACGGAAGTGCAAAGCCTAAGTTATTTGAATCTTGAATGATAAATGTATTTACTCCGATGACTTCTCCATCAATATTTATAAGAGGTCCGCCACTGTTTCCTGGGTTGATTGCGGCGTCAATTTGTACATACTCTAGCTCTCCATAAATTCTTGAAGCTTTTGAGACAATACCCTCTGTTGCGCTATAATTAAGCCCATAAGGGTGCCCTATAGCGATAACACTATCTCCATTTTGAATCTCTTTTGTAGATAAAGTAAGCGGATTTTCTGGTCTATCAAATCCAAAACTAATAAAAGCCAAATCAAAATAAGCATCATCGTAAACGACCTCTGCAATAGAGCGTTTAATCTTTTTTGAGCTAATTACTACCTCTTTTAGCCCAGCTACAACATGAGAGTTTGTAACAATCAAATCATCAATAATAAATCCAGTTCCACTTCCATAAGGAGTCATGATTTGTATGATGTTTTCTATATACTGCTCAAGTATTAGTTGTGTGTTCATGGTTATATCTCCTCATAATTGAGATTTTTTAGTTGTAGATAAAAGCTGTTGTTTAGCTCGTTTAGTGATGAGAAGTTGAGCTTGTCTCCAAAAGGTTCTAACTTTTTAAAGTGGTTTTTATGAGTTGAGACAATAGAGTCCACTTTTGAGACAATAGCTCTTTTTGCAAATATCTGACTCTCTTCGTCATATAAAGGTGTGTATCCCAGAGCTTTAAAAAAACTTGGGTTTTGAATCTCTACTAAAGTGTGTAAAAGCTCTTTAGTAAGAGGATTTAACCCATAATTATAAAGCAGATACATTGCGATATATTTATACATGGTAGGGATGATTTGGTTGTATCTGTTGTTTTTATACCATCTTATCTTTGAGAGAGACTCTGTTATAAATATCTCTATCTCTTCATTAGGTGCTTTGTCTGTTGGGTTAAAGGTGTATTTTGCATTATAGAAATTTTTTCTAAATTCATCAAAACTCATCTCTTGAAGTTCTAGGATATGCTCTCTGAGTTCATCATTTTTTGCTTCAACAGTTAAGTTTTCATCACTAAAGTACTCTTGAATTTTTTTAGTTGATTTTTTAAAAATAGTGAATTTTGGAACTAACATGTAGTCTATTTTAAAAAGAAGATAAAGCAGGATAAAAGACTCCATCCCAGCGTTGTCATTTGATGGAAGAGAGAGGATTTTAACATTTATCTCATCAATCCATTTGTGCATAAAGTTATACTTTAGAGACAACTCCTCTTCGCTTAAAGTTTTTACATGTGATACATCTTCTATTGAAATATCCAAAAATTCACTCTTTATATACTCTTTATCAAAGTCTGCATTTAGAGCAATCTCTCTAAGAGGAAAAAAGAGTTTTTGTGGACTCATAGTTGTGTTATCAAGAGAGAGTTTTAGTTTTATGTACTCATCATCGCTAAAATAATAGGTGTAAGTAAATTGGTAGTTTCGCTCTAAAATAAGACGTTTTAGGGCTACATGTGCAGATGATTTTTTACAAAGGATTGCTTCTGCATTAAGGCTCTTTTTTGTAGCTTTGCCTCTTATTAGCGCACCTCCTTGGTATATCTCAAAATAAAGAGAGTCATCTTCTTTTTTTATGATTACGTTCTCATTTGAGACGCCATTTGAGTAGTTGATAAGAGATTTTAGGAAGTACTCATAAGCTAAGAGTATCTCTTTATCTTCAAATGCCTCATAAGATTTGTTAAATAACTTCTCCTCATCTTTGGAGATATTAGCATTTATGCTTCTTCCAAATGTATGTTTTAATTCATCTTTTTTCTTAAAAAAATGTAACCAGTTCATAGACGCTCTTTTGGAAAAATTTAGAGCTGTATTATAGTAAAAGCTTCTTTACAAAAGATTAGTATTACTTAAAGCCTAAATAAAATTATCTTTTTTAAGATAAAGAATTGTAATATAAGAAGAGTGTTGTTTTGTATTGTTATACATTTATTAACTATTTCTAAAAAAAGGGTGGTATATGCAAGATTTATATGAAGAGAAAAAAACAAAAAGTTTTAATTTTTTTCTACTTATTGCTGCTATCCCGATAGCTGGTGTAATAATTATATTTTCTATTATGGCTAAAAACAGACAAGATAAAATAGAGTTTACAAAACTTGAACTTTGCGGAATAGAAGTAATAGCTGAAATACAAAAAAGCGTTTTGGATATTCAAAAAATAAGAGCACTAACCTCAATAGAAAACCCAAATAGTGATACTTTAAAGAAGCTAGAAATAAAAAAAGAAGATATTTTAAAGGGTATGAATCTAATAGAGAGTAAATTATCAAAGATAGACGATAGCATTACTTTGAAAAAAGAGCTTTTGAGTTTTATAAAATTTATAAAAGATAGTAAGCTAGACTCTCTGAATTTTGATGAACTTACTCAAATAGTTGAAAATCTCACATCTTATTCAAGTCGAATTTCTTACCATTCCAAACTCATTTTAGATGAAAATTTAGATATATTTGTTTTAGTAAACAATGTCGTTTTTCTGTTTGTAGAGCTAATAGAGCATAATGGACAAATTAGGGGAGTAGCAGTAAATACAACAAATGGTAATATAGATTTTAACCAAAGACATAAGATAATTATGCGACTTGATAAAATTGATGATAAACTTAAAAAGCTTGACTTGAATCTCTTTTTATTAGGAGAGGTTGCTTATGCCAATAAGTTAAAAGAGAGTTATGAAGATATGAAAGAAGCTCAAAGAGTGATAATAGATTTTACTAATAATGAGTTGTTAAGAGATGATGCAATAGCTGTTGATTCTAATGGAATCTATGAGCAGATAACTAAAAACATAGATTCTGTAATCGCTTTATACGAGATAAATCTAAATCTTTTAAGAGAAAATTTAGAAAAAAAACTAAAAGAAAATCAAAAAAGTTTGATATTTATAGCTATTTTTGGATTTCTATCTATCATGTTTGTCATAATCATAAACAGAATATTTTATCTAAACAATAGAAAATATATAGACAAGATTGAGGAGTTAACTATTACTGATGGTATGACATCTTTATATAATCGAAGATATTTTGATGAAATATTTGATAATTATCTCCGTAGCAACCAAAGAACTAAACAGGTGCCAGTATTTATTATCATGGATATAGACCACTTCAAAGAGTACAATGATACATATGGGCATCAAGCGGGTGATGTAGCCATAAAAATAGTTTCAAAAGTGATGAAAACTTTTTTAAAAAGAGCAACAGATATGGCATTTAGACTTGGTGGAGAGGAGTTTGGCATCTTATGCTCTGGCATAAACGCAATAGAAGCGCTCCATTTAGCTCATGATATAAGAAAGGGGATAGAAAATGAAAAAATTGAGCATAAAAGCAGCAAAGTAAATGAGTATTTAACAATCTCTATCGGGATAATCGTAATTGAAGAGGGCAAGATAAATAGCACCAAAGAGATATATAGATGTGCAGACAAAGCTCTATACAAAGCAAAAGAAAATGGACGTAATCAAGCGGTATTATATGATGCAAAAATGTTTTGCGATGATTAAATATAAGTTTTTTACGCTATAAATCTTTAAAAGATTAAATTTAAATACAACGAGGGCTTTTATCGTGTCTTATCTAGTTCCTAGTGAATTTGTTACAAAAATGATTGATGCTGGTGAGTCAAAAGTTTACATGTCAACCAAAGATACCATAATTAGAGCCTTTATGGCTGGAGCCATTTTAGCGCTCTCCGCTGCTTTTGCTATAACAGTAGCCATGCAGAGTGGCTCAGCTCTTGTTGGTGCTATGCTTTTTCCAGTTGGCTTTATAATGCTTTATCTTATGGGTTTTGACCTCTTGACAGGAGTTTTTGTTCTAGTTCCTCTTGCTCTGCTAGATAAGAGAAAAGGTGTGACAATAAAACAGGTTCTTCGTAATTGGGGATTGGTTTTCTTAGGCAATTTTGCAGGGGCGATTCTAGTAGCTTTTATGATTTCTTTTATCTTAACTTATGGTTATTCAATAGATGCTGGAGCGCTTGGAGAGAAGATAGGAAGCATAGGCGAGGAGCGTACACTGGGCTATAAAGAGCATGGAATCTCTGGCTGGTTTACGATTTTTATTCGTGGAATGCTTTGTAACTGGATGGTTTCAATGGGAGTAGTTGGTGCTATGATTTCAACCAATGTAAGCGGAAAAGCCATAGCTATGTGGATGCCAATTATGCTATTTTTCTTTATGGGTTTTGAGCACTCAGTTGTAAATATGTTTTTGTTTCCATTTTCTATGATAATGGGTGGAGATTTTACGGTAGCTGATTATATTATCTGGAACGAAATTCCAACAGTATTTGGAAATCTCATTGGAGGATTAGCTTTTACAGGACTTACACTCTATGCAACACATGTAAAAACTGGTGCAAAAAGAGAGTTAGACTAAAGAGGAGATAGTGATATTTTAAACACTTCTTCATTTAGTTTTAAATTCAAAATATTTTTAACAAAAAAAAGTGTAAACTTTGTTAAAAAACTATACGAAAACTCAACGATTAAATCAAAGCAATATCAAAGACAAACTTAAGTACAATTCGCCCAATTTTAACAAAGGAATTGCATGGCTAACAAACGGGTATTGGTTAAGTTTTCAGGCGAAGCTTTAGCGGGTGAAGCTGGTTATGGAATTGACACTAAAATTTTAAATTTTATCTCTCAAGAGATAAAGTCTTTGGTAGAAGCTAATATTGAAGTTGGCATAGTTATTGGCGGTGGAAATATCATCCGTGGAGTAACGGCAGCACAAGATGGAATTATTAAAAGAACTTCTGGTGATTACATGGGAATGTTAGCAACTGTAATCAACGGAATAGCGATGCAAGAAGCTTGTGAACACGCAGGACTTCAAGTTCGTATGCAAACAGCCATTAAGATGGAACAGATTGCTGAACCTTATATAAATCGCCGCGCAGTTCGTCATTTAGAAAAAGGTCGAGTTGTTATATTTGCAGCTGGAACTGGAAATCCATTTTTTACAACAGATACCGCAGCAACTCTTAGAGCAGTTGAAATTGGCGCTGAGGTGATTATTAAAGCTACTAAAGTTGATGGTGTTTATGATAAAGACCCAAATAAATTTAGTGATGCCATAAAACTCCAAGAGCTCTCATACGAGCAAGCCCTAAATGACAATATAAAAGTAATGGACGATACATCAATAGCACTTGCAAAAGATAATTCGCTCCCTATTTTAGTCTGCGACATGTTTAAAAAAGGAAATCTCCTTGACATTTTACAAAATGGAAATATGAAAAACTGCTCTATAGTAAAATAGATTAAATCACCTAAAACCAAAAGGATAGAAGATGAAAATAGAAGAATTAACAGCCAAAATATTAGATAATAACCCAAACATGGATCGCTACCAATTAGCAATCGCAGTGGCAAAAAGGACAGATGAACTTTTAAATGGTGCTAATAGCAAATTAAATGTCTCTAAAAAGATAAAAACAGCTGATTTGGCTCTTATGGAAATTGCTGAGGGCCTTATTATAATTAAAGGCTTTGCTGATATAAAAAAATAGTTGGTTAATTTTGAGTCAAGTTGATATAGGACAGATCAAAAAAATAGATACTGTTGACTTAGCTATAAAGTATCTTTTTGCTCAAATTCCGCCAAGCCAAGCTTTGCAAAAAGCTCTGGACTACTCCACTCTAGCACATGTAAACCAGTTTAGAAAAAGTGGTGAACCATATATAATTCATCCAATTCTAGTGGCTAGTATTGTCTCCTCCATAACAAATGATGAGTCTATGGCAATTGCTGCACTTCTACATGATGTTGTAGAAGATACAGAAGTTGATATAGAAGAGATAAAAGATGTCTTTGGTGCAGATGTAGCGCATCTTGTTGAAGGTCTTACAAAAATTGATTCAATTAGAGATACAGAACTAGTATCTTCAAATTCAAATGAAAAACTTGTAGTATCAGCACTCTCCTTTCGTAAAATGCTCCTAGCAAGTATTAAAGATGTAAGAGTTTTAGTTGTAAAGCTATGCGATAGACTTCACAATATGCTAACTCTTGAATCTTTAAGCGCGCAAAAACAGCAGAGAATCGCAGAAGAGACTCTTGTCGTTTATGCACCAATTGCTCATCGTTTGGGTATCTCCTTTTTAAAAAATCTTCTAGAAGATTTAAGTTTTTCAACTCTTTTTAAAGAAGAAAAAGAGCAGATAGATAGCTACCTTGAAGTGCACTACCATGCAATAGAGATGAAGCTTATCGAATTTAAAGAAGCAATTGAGAAAGTTTTAGTACAAAATGGCTTTTGTGAAGATGATTTTGAGATACTCTCTAGGGTAAAACATAAATATTCAATTTATCTTAAAATGCAGAGAAAGGGTGTTGGAATAGAGGAGATTTTAGATCTCTTAGCGCTAAGAATTTTAACAAAAGATCCTGTTAAGTGTTATAGCATCTTAGGACTTATTCATCTCCATTTTCAACCATTATCTTCAAGATTTAAAGACTATATCGCCGTTCCAAAAGATAATGGTTATAGAACAATTCACACTACAGTATTTTACAAAACTGCTATTTTTGAAGTACAAATCAGAACTTATGAGATGCATGAAACAGCGGAGCTTGGAGTTGCAGCACATTGGAAATACAAAAGTGGCGGCAACGATGCGATTAAGTTGGATTGGCTTCATAATCTTGGATATCAAAATGAGTCAATTGAAGAGTTCTATGACTTGATAAAAAATGACCTCTACAGTGAGGATATATCAGTTTTCTCTCCAAAAGGTGAAGTTTTTACTCTTCCGCGAGGTGCAGTTGTGCTTGATTTTGCTTATGCAATTCATACACATGTAGGAAATCATGCAAAATCTGCTCTTGTAAATAAAGCAAAAACATCACTTATTAATGAGCTTCACAATGGGGACATAGTTAAAATTGATGTTGATGAAAATATTATTACCAGATGTAGCTGGCTTGATGCAGTAAAGACATCAAAAGCAAAAACAAATATGAGATATAACTGTAACGCAAGAGTAAGAGATGTTGATTCAAAATCTAGCATCAATATTGTTGCAACAGCTATGAATTTAAATAGCTCGGTAATTGAAGCTTGGTTTGAAAAAAATAGTTGTGATAAGAGAGCTACAATTGCTACTGATATTGAGCATCTTAGAGATGTTGTTCAAAGATATATTGCAGAGATAGAAAAGAATAGTCGTATAAAAGGATTTCTATCGAGACGCAGATTCAAATTAAAACCATATAGCTTTAGAGGTTTAGAGATATATAGCACATCAAATATAAATGATGTGGTTTTTGATTACTGCTGTCATCCAAAAAATGGCGATGAAATAATGGCTTTTTTAGAAAAAAACAAAGCTCACGTTCATCATAAAATGTGCTCAAGTGCAACAAAAAAGTTAGATGAGAAAGAGGCTATGGTTTTTGTAAGATGGGAGAAATTAAACATCTATAACTATAATATGATAGTTTCACTTCATAGCGGAGTTGGAACATTAGCAGAGTTCTTAAACTTTTTAGCAAAATTAAAAATTGATATAAATCAGATTGAACTTGGAAAAAATAAGAGCGAATCTACGCGTTATTGTGAAATAGGATTTGAGTCAAAAGAAGCCGATATTAATGCACTACGTGCTAAAATCGAGCAAAAAATAAAAGTAATACATTTTATTCGCACAGATGATGCGTATAGGTAGCAAAATGACTCTTGAAGTCAAAAATAACTAAATTAGATAGGAATATATACCATGTTAAAAGAGGCTATAAGTGAAATACAAAGAGGATGCGCTGAAATTATAGATGAGCCAAGGGTTGAGAAATTACTAAAAGCTTACTTTGAAAAAGGCGAGACATACACAGTTAAAGCTGGTTTTGATCCAACTGCACCAGATTTACATTTAGGTCACACTGTTCTTCTTCAAAAATTAGCTATTTTTCAAAAATATGGTGCAAGGGTACAGTTTCTTATAGGCGACTTTACCGCTCAAATTGGTGATCCATCAGGTAAGAGTGCAACTAGAAAAATTTTAAGTACTGAAGATATTTTAGAGAATGCAAAAAGCTATAAAGAGCAGGTTTTTAAAATACTTGATGCCTCTA
Proteins encoded:
- a CDS encoding formate/nitrite transporter family protein, which encodes MSYLVPSEFVTKMIDAGESKVYMSTKDTIIRAFMAGAILALSAAFAITVAMQSGSALVGAMLFPVGFIMLYLMGFDLLTGVFVLVPLALLDKRKGVTIKQVLRNWGLVFLGNFAGAILVAFMISFILTYGYSIDAGALGEKIGSIGEERTLGYKEHGISGWFTIFIRGMLCNWMVSMGVVGAMISTNVSGKAIAMWMPIMLFFFMGFEHSVVNMFLFPFSMIMGGDFTVADYIIWNEIPTVFGNLIGGLAFTGLTLYATHVKTGAKRELD
- a CDS encoding endonuclease/exonuclease/phosphatase family protein, with product MKILFFTLLIYTSLFGETILKIATYNVENLFDLETSGYEYSEYIPNSTSEWNQKNYKIKLKNIAQVIKDIDADIIALEEVESLQALLDLRFALKQSGLYYGYYSIADKKNTTVKVALLSKVPFVYSKEISVTQTYEYRNILETKFNINGKELYIFVNHWKSKSGAESQRVLCAKSLMKRVKEIGFDKNIILLGDFNSDYEEYLKFAKKREHNDTDGITGINHILGTINQRNSALHVNYQKESFYNLWYDTDEDKRYSYLYRGKKEVLDNILISQSLLNAKDVSYIHNTISNFNKEYLFKKNNIYRWQISKARVKKHKGQGYSDHLPLVARFRVD
- a CDS encoding M3 family metallopeptidase produces the protein MSKFLELRVDLGSFIEELNVRLEKNNKSVEKLLKIKEKNFANFVKPLEMMDEKLEQFFTQLSHLNSVKNSAKTQKIYAASLPIVTDYSTKLSQNIDIYNAYKEIFKNEQKSLNQEQKRVLELNILGFELSGAHLDEKIKKRLQEINLKKSTLSNDFSQNLLNATNEYKYIVTDIKDVEGIPQSDLANAMFKEDGVTKYKFTLQMPSYIAYMTYGKNENIREELYRSYVTRAPQNALIIDELLSLKNEMSRLLGFDNYASYSLASKMATDESSVIEFLEELISKSKPQAKKELRELQEITKKPLNSFDTAFYSELLKKEKYNIDEEEYRPYFEQNSVLDGTFEFLNKLFKISFKKNSEELWDKKALSYDLYVDGILKSRLYLDLEARKGKQGGAWMNNFSSHHIDEKGKEHLASAVIVCNFPPSKGKTPSLLRHDDVVTLFHEMGHALHHMLSEVNESGVSGVNGVEWDAVEFPSQFLENFAYEPKVLKLFATHYKTKEIIPAEMIEKLVKSKNFQSALGMLRQLEFSIFDFKLHAKLHKGSEVQELLDSIREQTALIKPPSYNKFQNGFSHIFAGGYAAGYYSYKWAEVLSADAFFSVVDEGIFDSLSAKKYLEIILRSGGSKSMDILYKEFMGTQANPENLLRLNGII
- a CDS encoding trypsin-like peptidase domain-containing protein — translated: MNTQLILEQYIENIIQIMTPYGSGTGFIIDDLIVTNSHVVAGLKEVVISSKKIKRSIAEVVYDDAYFDLAFISFGFDRPENPLTLSTKEIQNGDSVIAIGHPYGLNYSATEGIVSKASRIYGELEYVQIDAAINPGNSGGPLINIDGEVIGVNTFIIQDSNNLGFALPYFYVDEALKSYKNFNIKNILKCHSCKNLIDEKDIKDDYCPRCGIKLEVAKLRRKGYKPTGSTKLLEEILNSLDVNVTLARRSQASWRVNFGTARIEITYYENGIIIGESKLCVIPQENIERIYDYLLDENKKFSYLHFCINQNIIYLSYLVIDSSLTLEEGRVAFERLFKYSDMYDDILIDKFGAIKLKRDEED
- a CDS encoding GGDEF domain-containing protein, whose translation is MQDLYEEKKTKSFNFFLLIAAIPIAGVIIIFSIMAKNRQDKIEFTKLELCGIEVIAEIQKSVLDIQKIRALTSIENPNSDTLKKLEIKKEDILKGMNLIESKLSKIDDSITLKKELLSFIKFIKDSKLDSLNFDELTQIVENLTSYSSRISYHSKLILDENLDIFVLVNNVVFLFVELIEHNGQIRGVAVNTTNGNIDFNQRHKIIMRLDKIDDKLKKLDLNLFLLGEVAYANKLKESYEDMKEAQRVIIDFTNNELLRDDAIAVDSNGIYEQITKNIDSVIALYEINLNLLRENLEKKLKENQKSLIFIAIFGFLSIMFVIIINRIFYLNNRKYIDKIEELTITDGMTSLYNRRYFDEIFDNYLRSNQRTKQVPVFIIMDIDHFKEYNDTYGHQAGDVAIKIVSKVMKTFLKRATDMAFRLGGEEFGILCSGINAIEALHLAHDIRKGIENEKIEHKSSKVNEYLTISIGIIVIEEGKINSTKEIYRCADKALYKAKENGRNQAVLYDAKMFCDD